The sequence below is a genomic window from Desertifilum tharense IPPAS B-1220.
CGGCGGAAAAGGCAACGATACCATTTTCGGCGATGATGGCAATGATTGGCTGTACGGAGATTTAGACCAAGATTTTGTCTACGGTGGAAACGGCGATGACATTCTCTACGGTGGCAAAGGCAACGATTGGCTCGAAGGCGGTGCCGGAAATGATACCCTATATGGAGATTTAGGGTCAGATACCCTCATTGGCGGCCCTGGAACCGATGTTTATGTCTTGCGCGTGGATCTCCCGGATACCATCTACTACAACGATTTAGAAGACTACATTGGCTTAACCGATGGTTTAACCTATGGCAGCTTGCAGATTACCCAAGGAACGGGTCTTAACGCCAATGATACGCTGATTCGGTTAGCCGGAAACGGCACCCTACTCGCCATCTTACCCGGAGTTTCCGCCACCTCCCTCGATCCGGGTGATTTTCTACTCCTCTAAAGCCGAGAGACAGTGTATACCCATCTAGTCCCTGAATCTCAAATTGAGACGAGATCCCCCTAAATGCCCGCGCTAACGCGCCGCTGCGGGGGGCTTTAACTCCGGTTCCCCCCTTTGTAAGCTACCGTGCATACACATCTAGTGTAAGAATCCCAAATCTAGCAGAGATCCCCCTAAATGCCCGCGCTGACGCGCCGCTGCGCTAGAAAAAAGGGGGACTTTAACTCCGGTTCCCCCCTTTTGTAAGGGGGGCTAGGGGGGATCAAAACCTTGTAGAACAATACTAGAAGACTTTTATACACGCGGTAGCTTTTGTAAGGGGGGCTAGGGGGGATCAAAACCTTGTAGAACAATACTAAAAGACTTCTATACACGCGGTAGCTAAAGCCGAGAAACAGCCGGACAATTTGCCAGATACCACCGCCAAGGCAAGTCTACCCCTTGAGTAATGCCAATGCGGGTTGTTTGTACCAAATCTGGCTGAAACGTAGAAGAACGCGCCTCTAACCACAGCGCTTGGTTAGGCAGCAAAGGTGTAGCATTCAAGCTGAGGTCAATTTCCAAAACTTGACAGAGTTTACCAGGCCCGGCGGCTAACCGGGCAAGTTTGCGGGGAGAAGGTTGTTGCAATCTTTCGGGAATCTCCACCAGTTGCAATGCCCGAATTAAAACTGCACTAGCAACCTCTTCCTGGTCTGTAACAACGTTCAAACAGTGGTAAATGCCATAAATGAGGTAAACATAACAAGTCCCCGCAGAACCAAACATCGCGGCGTTACGGGCAGTCCGGCGGCGGTAGGCATGACACGCCGGATCGCCTGGGGCGTAGGCTTCGGTTTCGACAATTACGCCCCGGATGATTTGCCCAGAATCCATTTTTCTCGCTAAGGTACAGCCAATCAGGTCTGGGGCTACTTCCACCGAGGAACGCGCTAACCAACTTGGGGAAATAATTGGGGGTGAATCTCTGGGGGTGATATCGTCCAAAACTTAACTTCTGGTAAGATAAGCAAAACAAGTCAGAACTTTTTTAATAAACAAAAACCATCAATTGTCATTATGGATGTCAAACTGATTTTACTGCTATTAACCCCACTGTTCACCGTTGCCTGCCTGTTTTTTGGCACGAAAAACGGTTTTTACGACTCTGATAATTATCACGGAAATGGCTCGGCTCACTAAGTCTACTCTGGCTTTGAGCCATACTGGTTAGGTCTATAAAAACAATAAAATCGGGGTCGCCGTTGCTTGGCATCGGTTGGTTTCGGCTGATTGTTTTTGGGTCGCTTCCTCAACCCCTGTCATTAATGGGGCTTGTCATTCTTTCTTTGTCGTTAGTTCCGCATTGTCTGGTGACGAGTGACCTATTGCTGACAATAACCCATCATCAATTATCAGATTGTGCCAGCACTCTCGACAGATGCCATTGAACTCGAATGCTTGCCTTATGGTGTAAATCAGGCAGAGGAAGGAATCTGCTTGCTAATCAGAATGGGGGCTTATCGGGTTTTGCTTGATTGTGGCTTGCGGGATCTTTCTGCCCTCAAGACCGATGCGAGTCAATCCATTTTAGGAGAAACGGTACCCAGTCGGCGGCGGCGACAGCGAAATCCGGCCCTAGACTGGCCGGCGGATGTGGTTTTATGCACCCACGCCCATCCCGACCACAGCCGAGGCTTGCTGGAGTTACATCGCACCTTTCCGCAACTGCCCATTTATGCCAGCGAAGTTACGACGCAACTGCTACATTTAAACTGGCCGGAAGAGGAACTCAGCATTTCATCGCCTTTTTGTCAAGCCTTGCCTTGGCGATCGCCTGTAGAATTTCGCGATGGTTTGAGTGCGGAACTGTTTCCGGCGGGTCATTTACCAGGGGCGGCGGCAATTTTACTGGCCTACACCGGATTTCAGCGTACCTACACCCTGTTTTATACGGGGGACTTTTTCCTATCGAATTCGCGCCTAGTTGAGGGGATGCGCTTAGAGGAGTTGCGCGGACTGAAGCCGGATGTGCTAATTGTGGAAGGTAGTTATGGCACGGCCCGCCATCCCCACCGACGCCAACAAGAAAACCAGATTGCCGAACGGATCAGTAAGGCGATCGCGCTAAGAGAAAGCGTCATTTTACCTGTTCCCACCCTCGGCTTAGGTCAAGAACTCCTGATGTTGTTACGGAGTCATCACCTGTTTACGGGGCGCGATCTTGATATCTGGGTAGATGATACTATTGCGGCGGGTTGCGATGCTTATCTAGACCTTTTGCCCCATCTTCCGGCAACGGTGCAGAATTTTGCCCAACATCAAGCTTTATTTTGGGACGAACGGGTTCGCCCCCGCGTCCGTCGCCTCACCCCCGAACATCGACCCACCCTGGGGCAATCGCCCTGCATCATCTTAATCGATCAAAACGCGAATTTTAACGACTACTGCCAACCCGAAACCGGGCCTTGGACAGTGTTACTTCCCCTGCATCCGGGTTATCCTCACCATCGCCAGCAGTGGGTAGAAGCTTTAGCCAATGGGGGAGAAAGTCCCAGCGTTCAGATCGAAACTTACTTACTATCGCAGCATTCCGACGGTTCGGGAACCACGCAACTGATCCACAACCTGCGCCCGCAACACGTTATTTTTATGCATGGTTCGCCCTCCTATTTAGCGGACTTGGCGGGTTTGGATGAGTTACACAACCGCTATCACCTGCATACGCCCTCGCCGCTAACCTTGGTGGAGTTGCCCATCGGCGATACTTTCGTCCAAC
It includes:
- a CDS encoding DNA-3-methyladenine glycosylase; its protein translation is MTPRDSPPIISPSWLARSSVEVAPDLIGCTLARKMDSGQIIRGVIVETEAYAPGDPACHAYRRRTARNAAMFGSAGTCYVYLIYGIYHCLNVVTDQEEVASAVLIRALQLVEIPERLQQPSPRKLARLAAGPGKLCQVLEIDLSLNATPLLPNQALWLEARSSTFQPDLVQTTRIGITQGVDLPWRWYLANCPAVSRL
- a CDS encoding MBL fold metallo-hydrolase, coding for MPALSTDAIELECLPYGVNQAEEGICLLIRMGAYRVLLDCGLRDLSALKTDASQSILGETVPSRRRRQRNPALDWPADVVLCTHAHPDHSRGLLELHRTFPQLPIYASEVTTQLLHLNWPEEELSISSPFCQALPWRSPVEFRDGLSAELFPAGHLPGAAAILLAYTGFQRTYTLFYTGDFFLSNSRLVEGMRLEELRGLKPDVLIVEGSYGTARHPHRRQQENQIAERISKAIALRESVILPVPTLGLGQELLMLLRSHHLFTGRDLDIWVDDTIAAGCDAYLDLLPHLPATVQNFAQHQALFWDERVRPRVRRLTPEHRPTLGQSPCIILIDQNANFNDYCQPETGPWTVLLPLHPGYPHHRQQWVEALANGGESPSVQIETYLLSQHSDGSGTTQLIHNLRPQHVIFMHGSPSYLADLAGLDELHNRYHLHTPSPLTLVELPIGDTFVQPAAPDNNYEGELSEYETTVSITLPESITSDRRWQTFADTGLVEARWQGEELVLRGVPQRDLIAKSDAKVPPDLACCGNCIHYRGQRCRNPASPLFDFKVTPDGYCPVFERLEPTDEG